One Micromonospora craniellae genomic region harbors:
- a CDS encoding DUF2231 domain-containing protein yields the protein MQSRLRVQGHPIQPMLVTFPYGLFVCATIFDLADVVGGPVFLGEVGYWTAVAALVAAALTTIAGMVDLWDVPPDRVRRTAITFNLVNAGMAGLFLISCLVRADAPNRGAAPALLVVEVVALAIGGVGVHLGSRLMRHFESASTEAAGFDALRGVDAPTAEVVRPRP from the coding sequence ATGCAGAGCCGGCTGCGGGTGCAGGGGCACCCCATCCAACCGATGCTGGTGACGTTCCCGTACGGGCTCTTCGTCTGCGCGACCATCTTCGACCTCGCCGACGTGGTCGGCGGTCCGGTCTTCCTCGGTGAGGTCGGCTACTGGACGGCGGTGGCCGCGCTGGTGGCGGCGGCGCTGACCACGATCGCCGGGATGGTCGACCTGTGGGACGTGCCACCGGACCGCGTCCGCCGCACCGCGATCACCTTCAACCTGGTCAACGCCGGCATGGCCGGGCTGTTCCTGATCTCCTGCCTGGTCCGGGCCGACGCCCCGAACCGCGGCGCGGCACCCGCGCTGCTGGTCGTCGAGGTGGTCGCGCTGGCGATCGGCGGGGTCGGCGTGCACCTCGGCTCGCGGCTGATGCGCCACTTCGAGTCCGCCAGCACCGAGGCGGCCGGCTTCGATGCCCTGCGCGGCGTCGACGCCCCGACCGCGGAGGTCGTCCGCCCCCGCCCGTAG
- a CDS encoding GAF and ANTAR domain-containing protein — MNLETSPPPAETLGVLETAALLRELTAGLIAVEDFDAALTALVRITRDALARVSWCGFTALRAGEPAGVAASDAPLAGLDDLSYGPDTPAMEAIRRREMVGAENLDAEPRWPDWTPRARELGVHGVISAPVDIDEQVIGAVNLYAGECDVLSSGHQLTAMLLAEHAGLLLAAVRDRERRAALAGEQDATLLADGVIGHAVGVIMTQRGCPADDALQVLRSAASSLSIPLREVAERLVSTVSRPRDN; from the coding sequence GTGAACCTGGAGACCAGCCCTCCACCGGCCGAGACCCTCGGCGTCCTGGAGACGGCAGCCCTGTTGCGGGAACTGACCGCCGGGCTGATCGCGGTGGAGGACTTCGACGCGGCGCTCACCGCGCTGGTACGCATCACCCGCGACGCCCTGGCCAGGGTGAGCTGGTGCGGCTTCACCGCCCTGCGGGCCGGCGAGCCCGCTGGGGTGGCCGCCTCCGACGCCCCGCTCGCCGGGCTGGACGACCTGAGCTACGGCCCCGACACCCCGGCGATGGAGGCGATCCGCCGCCGCGAGATGGTCGGCGCCGAGAACCTCGACGCCGAGCCCCGCTGGCCGGACTGGACGCCCCGGGCCCGGGAACTCGGCGTGCACGGCGTGATCTCCGCGCCGGTCGACATCGACGAGCAGGTGATCGGCGCGGTCAACCTCTACGCCGGTGAGTGCGATGTGCTCTCCTCCGGTCACCAGTTGACCGCGATGCTGCTCGCCGAGCACGCTGGCCTGCTGCTGGCCGCCGTACGCGATCGGGAGCGGCGGGCTGCCCTGGCCGGCGAGCAGGACGCCACGCTGCTCGCCGACGGCGTGATCGGCCACGCCGTCGGGGTGATCATGACGCAGCGCGGCTGCCCGGCCGACGACGCCCTCCAGGTGCTGCGCAGCGCGGCCTCGTCGCTGTCGATCCCGCTGCGCGAGGTGGCCGAACGGCTGGTGAGTACGGTCTCCCGACCTCGGGACAACTGA
- the secA2 gene encoding accessory Sec system translocase SecA2, with protein sequence MGVSQRLKTRFRRFLQRPGTTVDLAPLEKLLPAIEAREEKVSAFDDAELTEAADAASSYEEICALGREAAGRGLDQRPYDVQLLGAMSLLSGKVAEMATGEGKTLTAAIAAYGHVRLGNGPVHVLTVNDYLARRDAQWMEPVYTLLGLTVGWVNEASTPIERRAAYACDVTYVSVSEAGFDFLRDQLVTDIADRVQPPLRTAIVDEADSILIDEARVPMVLAGSVPGDQDPVHTAAGLVRGLRKGKHYTVAEDGRSAAFTSGGLAAVEAKLGVDLYDEENVEQLSAVNVALHAHALLHRDVDYIVRDGTVELIDEMRGRVAQRRRWPDGLQAAVEAKEGLDATAEGEVLGTIAVQAYIGLYPKVCGMTATAVLVGDQLREFFGLEVAVIPPNTPCVRVDEPDRIYATRAEKEEALIDEIKRCHADGRPVLVGTLDVKESEQLAAGLNAAGVPCVVLNAKNDDEEAAIIAEAGAHGTVTVSTQMAGRGVDIRLGGSDQIDRDQVAELGGLYVIGSGRHDSRRVDDQLRGRAGRQGDPGGSVFFVSLEDDLVVRHAGDTVPPSPRMNADGLVTDAQVDYAVEHAQRVAEGVNHEIHRNTWRYSVVIEQQRKALAERRERLLTSDVAALMLLDKMPDKAGEMDEDLLARAARSIALYHLDRLWAAHLAELSEVREGVHLRALGRLDPLDEFHRAAVPAFTNLVPEIEARTLATFEETEFDEDWEPDESELTRPSATWTYLVHDNPFGSELDRLIASVGRRLSGAGSR encoded by the coding sequence ATGGGTGTGTCGCAACGGTTGAAGACCAGGTTCCGCCGGTTCCTCCAGCGCCCGGGGACCACGGTTGATCTGGCCCCGCTGGAGAAGCTGCTGCCGGCCATCGAGGCCCGCGAGGAGAAGGTCTCGGCGTTCGACGACGCCGAGCTCACCGAGGCCGCCGACGCCGCGTCGAGCTACGAAGAGATCTGCGCGCTCGGCCGCGAGGCGGCTGGTCGTGGCCTCGACCAACGGCCGTACGACGTCCAGCTGCTCGGCGCGATGTCGCTGCTCTCCGGCAAGGTCGCCGAGATGGCCACCGGTGAGGGCAAGACGCTGACCGCCGCGATCGCCGCGTACGGGCACGTCCGGCTCGGCAACGGCCCGGTGCACGTGCTCACCGTCAACGACTACCTGGCCCGCCGCGACGCCCAGTGGATGGAGCCGGTCTACACCCTGCTCGGGCTCACCGTCGGGTGGGTCAACGAGGCGTCCACCCCGATCGAGCGGCGGGCCGCGTACGCCTGCGACGTGACCTACGTCTCGGTCAGTGAGGCGGGCTTCGACTTCCTGCGCGACCAGCTCGTCACCGACATCGCCGACCGGGTCCAGCCGCCGCTGCGCACCGCCATCGTCGACGAGGCGGACTCGATCCTGATCGACGAGGCCCGGGTGCCGATGGTGCTCGCCGGTTCGGTCCCGGGCGATCAGGACCCGGTGCACACCGCCGCCGGGCTGGTGCGTGGCCTGCGCAAGGGCAAGCACTACACCGTCGCCGAGGACGGCCGCAGCGCCGCCTTCACCTCCGGCGGCCTGGCCGCCGTCGAGGCCAAGCTCGGCGTCGACCTGTACGACGAGGAGAACGTCGAGCAGCTCTCGGCCGTGAACGTGGCGCTGCACGCGCACGCCCTTCTGCACCGGGACGTGGACTACATCGTCCGGGACGGCACGGTCGAGCTGATCGACGAGATGCGCGGCCGCGTCGCCCAGCGGCGTCGCTGGCCCGACGGGCTCCAGGCCGCGGTCGAGGCCAAGGAGGGGCTGGACGCCACCGCCGAGGGCGAGGTGCTGGGCACGATCGCCGTGCAGGCGTACATCGGCCTCTACCCGAAGGTGTGCGGCATGACCGCGACCGCGGTGCTGGTCGGCGACCAACTCCGGGAGTTCTTCGGCCTGGAGGTCGCGGTGATCCCGCCGAACACCCCGTGTGTGCGGGTGGACGAGCCGGACCGCATCTACGCCACCCGGGCCGAGAAGGAAGAGGCGCTGATCGACGAGATCAAGCGCTGCCACGCCGACGGGCGTCCGGTGCTGGTGGGCACGCTCGACGTCAAGGAGTCCGAGCAGCTCGCCGCCGGTCTGAACGCGGCCGGCGTGCCCTGCGTGGTGCTCAACGCCAAGAACGACGACGAGGAGGCGGCGATCATCGCCGAGGCCGGTGCCCACGGCACGGTGACCGTCTCCACCCAGATGGCCGGCCGGGGCGTGGACATCCGCCTCGGCGGCAGCGACCAGATCGACCGGGACCAGGTCGCCGAGCTGGGCGGCCTCTACGTGATCGGCAGCGGCCGGCACGACAGCCGCCGGGTCGACGACCAGCTCCGTGGCCGGGCCGGGCGGCAGGGCGACCCGGGCGGGTCGGTCTTCTTCGTCAGCCTTGAGGACGACCTGGTGGTCCGGCACGCCGGTGACACCGTGCCGCCCTCGCCCCGGATGAACGCCGACGGTCTGGTCACCGACGCGCAGGTGGACTACGCCGTGGAGCACGCGCAGCGGGTCGCGGAGGGGGTCAACCACGAGATCCACCGCAACACCTGGCGCTACAGCGTGGTCATCGAGCAGCAGCGCAAGGCGCTCGCCGAACGCCGGGAGCGGCTGCTGACCAGCGACGTCGCGGCGCTGATGCTGCTGGACAAGATGCCCGACAAGGCCGGAGAGATGGACGAGGACCTGCTCGCCCGGGCGGCCCGGTCGATCGCGCTCTACCACCTCGACCGGCTCTGGGCCGCGCACCTGGCCGAGCTCTCCGAGGTGCGTGAAGGTGTGCACTTGCGGGCACTGGGCCGACTGGACCCGCTCGACGAGTTCCACCGCGCCGCCGTGCCCGCCTTCACCAACCTGGTGCCCGAGATCGAGGCCCGCACCCTGGCGACCTTCGAGGAAACGGAGTTCGACGAGGACTGGGAGCCGGACGAGTCCGAGCTGACGCGGCCGAGCGCCACCTGGACGTACCTGGTGCACGACAACCCGTTCGGCTCCGAGCTGGACCGACTGATCGCCTCGGTCGGCCGACGTCTGTCCGGAGCCGGTTCCCGCTGA
- a CDS encoding glucosyl-3-phosphoglycerate synthase has product MEAWATYRTTSAADWPTRRLLRAKGDSRVSVVLPARNEEATVGAIVSTIREHLMDRVPLVDELIVVDSRSTDRTAEVARAAGAEVVGQDAMTQGLPRLTGKGDALWAGLAAAEGDVVAFVDADLREFRPHFVTGLIGPLLTDPSVDFVKGFYHRPLINTSGVEADGGGRVTELMARPMLNLFWPELAGFVQPLAGEYAGRREVLAQVPFVSGYGVETAMLIDLLELVGLDALAQVDLGERKHRHQDTAALGRMSAQIMLTAWSRLQRRGWASPDVLPTALLTQFRRGGTDALPNLDREIVVSDVSVQERPPLAELRHRVPRRRVVAAS; this is encoded by the coding sequence GTGGAGGCCTGGGCCACGTATCGGACGACCTCGGCGGCCGACTGGCCGACGCGACGGCTGCTGCGGGCCAAGGGCGACAGCCGGGTCAGCGTGGTGCTGCCGGCGCGCAACGAGGAGGCCACCGTCGGGGCGATCGTGTCGACCATCCGCGAACACCTGATGGACCGGGTGCCGCTGGTCGACGAGCTGATCGTGGTCGACTCGCGGTCGACCGACCGGACCGCCGAGGTGGCGCGGGCGGCCGGCGCCGAGGTGGTCGGCCAGGACGCGATGACCCAGGGCTTGCCCCGGCTGACCGGCAAGGGCGACGCGCTCTGGGCCGGACTGGCCGCGGCGGAGGGCGACGTGGTGGCGTTCGTCGACGCCGACCTGCGGGAGTTCCGCCCACACTTCGTCACCGGCCTGATCGGCCCGCTGCTCACCGACCCGTCGGTCGACTTCGTCAAGGGCTTCTACCACCGGCCCCTGATCAACACCAGCGGCGTGGAGGCCGACGGCGGCGGCCGGGTGACCGAGCTGATGGCCCGTCCGATGCTCAACCTGTTCTGGCCGGAGCTGGCCGGTTTCGTGCAGCCGCTGGCCGGTGAGTACGCCGGCCGCCGCGAGGTGCTTGCCCAGGTGCCCTTCGTCTCCGGCTACGGCGTGGAGACCGCGATGTTGATCGACCTGCTGGAACTCGTCGGGCTGGACGCCCTGGCCCAGGTCGACCTCGGGGAACGCAAGCACCGGCACCAGGACACCGCCGCGCTGGGCCGGATGTCCGCGCAGATCATGCTCACCGCCTGGTCCCGGTTGCAGCGGCGGGGCTGGGCCAGCCCGGACGTGCTGCCCACCGCGCTGCTCACCCAGTTCCGCCGGGGCGGCACCGACGCGCTGCCGAACCTGGACCGGGAGATCGTGGTCAGCGACGTCTCGGTGCAGGAGCGACCGCCCCTGGCGGAGCTGCGGCACCGGGTGCCGCGACGGCGGGTGGTCGCGGCGTCGTAG